In Bombina bombina isolate aBomBom1 chromosome 6, aBomBom1.pri, whole genome shotgun sequence, a single genomic region encodes these proteins:
- the MPDU1 gene encoding mannose-P-dolichol utilization defect 1 protein, with translation MEIFRGLLVPGILPESCYDEFFLRFNLLNVFCQKILISKVLGIGIIAGSILVKVPQIIKILKSGTAEGLSFQSILLELVALTGTMLYSISLKFPFSAWGEVLFLMVQTLIIGFLIQHLRGRTGNGILFLGVYFIIVAILLSPIVPMAAITVLQSSNMPAVIFSRLIQAITNYKNGHTGQLSAVTVTLLFLGSLARIFTSIQETGDPLMSLTYVVSSSCNGIIMAQLLYYWNVSSVGKDKKRS, from the exons ATGGAGATATTTCGGGGTCTGCTGGTACCGGGGATCCTCCCGGAGAGCTGCTATGATGAGTTCTTTTTACGGTTTAATCTGCTGAATG TTTTTTGCCAGAAAATTCTAATAAGCAAAGTTCTTGGAATTGGAATCATTGCTGGATCTATTTTGG TGAAAGTTCCACAGATAATAAAGATCCTGAAGTCAGGCACTGCTGAAGGACTTAGCTTTCAGTCTATTCTACTGGAGTTAGTGGCTTTAACTGGAACTATGCTTTATAGTATCTCACTTAAATTTCCCTTCAG TGCCTGGGGGGAGGTCCTGTTCCTTATGGTACAAACTCTTATAATTGGATTCCTTATTCAGCATTTAAGAGGGAGAACAGGAAATG gtaTACTGTTCCTCGGTGTATACTTCATTATTGTAGCTATCCTTCTGTCACCTATTGTTCCCATGGCTGCGATCACTGTTCTGCAGAGCAGCAACATGCCGGCAGTGATCTTCAGTAGG CTCATACAAGCAATAACAAACTATAAGAACGGTCACACAGGACAGTTGTCCGCAGTTACTGTCACACTTCTGTTTTTGGGATCACTGGCAAGAATATTCACCTCCATTCAG GAGACAGGGGACCCACTGATGTCGCTTACATATGTTGTATCGTCTTCTTGTAACGGTATTATCATGGCCCAGTTACTCTATTACTGGAATGTGAGCTCTGTCGGCAAGGATAAAAAGAGAAGCTAA